A genomic window from Larus michahellis chromosome 27, bLarMic1.1, whole genome shotgun sequence includes:
- the LOC141734993 gene encoding olfactory receptor 14A16-like: METRVKHLKVISSKKLLHFCLFLGIYLAALLGNGLIITAVACDHRLHTPMYFFLLNLALLDLGAISTTVPKAMANSLWHTRTISYMGCVSQVFFFAFLMSADFCLLTVMAYDRYVAICKPLHYGSLLRSRACVHMAAAAWGSGILDALLHTVNTFSIPLCQGNGLDQFFCEIPQILKLSCSQSYLREVELIVFSACLFFVCFIFIVVSYVQIFRAALKIPSQQGRHKAFSTCLPHLAVVSLFISTGMVAHLKLLSISSPSLNVVMAVVYSVVPPAVNPLLYSMRNQELKGALRKQTQWILHHQQ; this comes from the coding sequence ctcttgcacttctgcctcttcctgggcatctacctggctgccctcctgggcaatggcctcatcatcactgccgtagcctgtgaccaccgcctccacacccccatgtacttcttcctcctcaacctcgccctcctcgacctgggtgccatctccaccactgttcccaaagccatggccaactccctctggcacACCAGGACCATCTCCTACAtgggatgtgtttcccaggtctttttctttgccttcttgatgtcagcagacttttgtcttctcaccgtcatggcctacgaccgctacgttgccatctgcaaacccctgcactatgggtccctcctgcgcagcagagcttgtgtccacatggcagcagctgcctggggcagtggcattctcgatgctctcctgcacacggtcaatacattttcaatacctctctgccaaggcaatggcctagaccagttcttctgtgaaatcccccagatcctcaagctctcctgctcacaatcctacctcagggaagttgagctaattgtatttagtgcctgtttattctttgtgtgttttattttcattgtggtgtcctatgtgcagatcttcagagcTGCGCTGAagatcccctcacagcagggacggcacaaagccttttccacctgcctccctcacctggccgtggtctcactgtttatcagcaCTGGCATGGTTGCCCACCTGaagctcctctccatctcctccccatccctcaatgtggtgatggctgttgtgtactcggtggtgcctccagcagtgaaccccctcctctacagcatgaggaaccaggagctcaagggtgCCCTGAGGAAACAGACCCAATGGATCCTGCACCATcaacagtaa